The following proteins are encoded in a genomic region of Candidatus Leptovillus gracilis:
- the ccsA gene encoding cytochrome c biogenesis protein CcsA, whose protein sequence is MIPDIGAIALVMAFGVSIYAAFAAWYGSRTGQPRWIESGRNATILVFPLVGLSAGMLVLSLLTDDFSVEYVWRVSSIDMPRYLKVTALWGGQAGSLLFWNWLMAAFAAAVMARKWRQNLGLMPYVIIVISMTQVFFLGISAFIEHPFARLALVPPDGNGLNPLLRHPGMIIHPPMLYLGFTGFVIPYSFAMAALISKQLDDRWIRNTRRWTLVSWLFLSLGLILGGRWAYDVLGWGGYWAWDPVENASLMPWLSATAFLHSVMIQEKRDMFKTWNIFLVVLTYCLVILGTFVVRSGVISSVHSFAQSAIGPTFLPSSSSCLSFLATG, encoded by the coding sequence ATGATCCCTGACATTGGGGCGATTGCCCTGGTTATGGCTTTTGGTGTGTCCATCTACGCTGCTTTTGCCGCCTGGTATGGCAGCCGCACAGGACAGCCGCGCTGGATTGAAAGCGGCCGCAACGCCACCATCCTGGTCTTTCCTTTGGTTGGCTTATCGGCTGGAATGCTGGTCCTATCACTGCTGACTGATGATTTTTCCGTTGAATACGTCTGGCGCGTCAGCAGCATAGACATGCCCAGATATTTGAAAGTCACCGCCTTGTGGGGTGGGCAAGCCGGCTCTTTGCTATTCTGGAATTGGCTCATGGCCGCCTTTGCTGCGGCCGTGATGGCTCGTAAATGGCGGCAAAACCTCGGCCTGATGCCGTATGTGATCATTGTCATCAGCATGACCCAAGTTTTCTTTTTGGGTATCTCCGCCTTTATTGAACACCCGTTTGCCCGGTTGGCGCTGGTTCCGCCCGATGGCAATGGCCTCAATCCCCTGCTGCGCCATCCCGGCATGATCATTCATCCGCCCATGCTCTATCTGGGCTTCACCGGTTTTGTCATTCCCTACAGCTTTGCCATGGCGGCGCTAATCTCCAAGCAGTTGGATGACCGTTGGATTCGCAATACGCGCCGCTGGACGTTGGTGTCCTGGTTGTTTCTGAGCCTGGGCCTGATTTTGGGCGGCCGTTGGGCCTACGATGTGTTGGGTTGGGGTGGTTACTGGGCCTGGGACCCGGTGGAAAATGCGTCGCTCATGCCCTGGTTGTCGGCTACCGCCTTTTTGCACTCGGTGATGATTCAGGAAAAGCGCGACATGTTTAAGACATGGAATATTTTCCTGGTGGTTCTAACGTACTGCCTGGTGATTTTAGGCACGTTTGTGGTGCGCAGCGGCGTCATTTCTTCGGTGCATTCGTTTGCTCAGTCGGCCATTGGCCCTACTTTTTTGCCTTCATCGTCATCATGTTTGTCTTTTCTGGCTACTGGATGA
- a CDS encoding ClbS/DfsB family four-helix bundle protein: MIYLENILDKLDRSRERLLVALEMLPDEALLRPNVVGELSITDCLALQTAWEAELVTGFMRIDKGQKPEHLLQALAQPADYDQQRLIENRARDLDAIFHDFQHVRVQVEEWLEEFSEKSLMSPQRYAWLNGRSLAQLTAALTYEREATYIPAIAAFAADWAAQWDEAYPEPAPELLIPLTAVSLEENSHDYDANEPE; encoded by the coding sequence ATGATTTACCTGGAAAACATCCTGGACAAATTAGACCGCAGCCGCGAACGGCTGTTGGTGGCTCTGGAAATGCTGCCCGATGAAGCGCTCTTAAGACCCAACGTCGTCGGCGAGTTATCTATTACCGATTGTCTGGCGCTGCAAACTGCCTGGGAAGCGGAATTGGTGACCGGCTTTATGCGCATAGACAAGGGACAAAAACCGGAACATTTGCTGCAAGCCCTGGCGCAGCCGGCCGACTATGACCAGCAGCGCCTGATTGAAAATCGTGCGCGGGACCTGGATGCCATTTTCCACGATTTTCAGCATGTGCGGGTGCAGGTGGAGGAATGGCTGGAGGAGTTTTCAGAGAAAAGCCTGATGAGTCCGCAGCGTTATGCCTGGCTAAACGGCCGTTCCCTGGCCCAACTCACTGCCGCGCTGACCTATGAGCGAGAAGCGACCTACATCCCGGCCATCGCAGCCTTTGCCGCCGATTGGGCCGCGCAGTGGGATGAAGCATACCCTGAGCCAGCCCCAGAGCTGCTCATTCCCCTGACGGCCGTCTCGCTTGAGGAGAATTCCCATGACTATGATGCCAACGAGCCAGAGTGA
- a CDS encoding cytochrome c-type biogenesis protein CcmH, with translation MPKRVLSAWLVGLLLLGTAVTVRAQEGQTATPPVVRQVSDDEVNQIAQELYCPVCENTPLDVCGTQACADWRELIRTKLAEGETPQDVYAYFARQYGDSVLARPPREGINLILWLFPIAAVVLGLLFFGRYLQGLRSASAPANTMVETAVIPPSPSQDDYAARVERELQRK, from the coding sequence ATGCCGAAGAGAGTACTATCAGCCTGGTTGGTTGGCCTGCTGCTGCTGGGCACGGCCGTTACCGTCCGGGCGCAAGAAGGCCAAACCGCGACGCCTCCGGTCGTGCGCCAGGTTAGTGATGACGAAGTGAATCAGATCGCCCAGGAATTGTACTGCCCGGTGTGCGAGAACACGCCTCTGGACGTGTGCGGAACCCAGGCTTGCGCCGATTGGCGCGAACTGATTCGCACCAAACTGGCTGAAGGCGAAACGCCGCAAGATGTATACGCCTATTTTGCCAGGCAGTATGGCGACAGTGTATTGGCCCGGCCACCGCGCGAAGGCATTAACCTGATCTTGTGGCTGTTTCCCATCGCAGCGGTGGTGTTGGGGCTGTTGTTTTTTGGACGTTATTTGCAAGGGCTGCGCAGCGCATCTGCCCCGGCAAACACGATGGTGGAAACGGCCGTTATTCCCCCCTCTCCTTCCCAAGATGATTACGCGGCCCGTGTGGAACGAGAGCTGCAAAGAAAGTAA
- a CDS encoding EthD family reductase, which produces MFKFVTIYRRVDDEMKLEAFFSGVHLPLAEQLPGLLKTEVSRVIGKPGGLSRFHLMYELYFESERAFQAAMLSTPGLELTLALKPWAEAKLVSWFYGDSFAEEAHKPGVAQE; this is translated from the coding sequence ATGTTTAAATTTGTGACAATTTACCGGCGAGTGGATGATGAGATGAAGCTGGAAGCATTTTTTTCTGGCGTCCATTTGCCCCTGGCCGAACAACTACCCGGTCTGCTCAAAACCGAAGTCAGCCGGGTCATCGGCAAACCGGGCGGATTATCCCGCTTTCATCTGATGTACGAATTGTATTTTGAGTCTGAGCGGGCTTTTCAGGCGGCTATGTTGTCCACCCCTGGCCTGGAATTGACGCTGGCCCTCAAGCCCTGGGCTGAGGCCAAACTTGTTAGCTGGTTCTACGGCGATTCCTTTGCTGAAGAAGCCCATAAACCTGGCGTAGCCCAGGAATGA
- a CDS encoding zinc ribbon domain-containing protein, with product MTTGSILIGLALLILVGLLIAQPLLMPEERQSRRSRSRRQMLLAQKEALLEEVRALDFDYETGKIPAEVYEPQRADLVALAADVLKQLDILSTLPDVETAVTQLHQSPTDDIEQAIARLRRQPKPAEPTNGKAHFCPQCGHPVDAGDKFCAVCGHQLAVTAV from the coding sequence ATGACTACAGGTTCTATCTTAATCGGTCTGGCCCTGCTAATTTTAGTGGGCTTACTCATCGCGCAGCCGCTGTTAATGCCGGAAGAGCGCCAGTCGCGCCGTTCTCGCAGCCGACGCCAGATGCTGCTGGCGCAAAAAGAGGCGCTGCTGGAAGAGGTGCGCGCCTTAGATTTTGATTATGAAACGGGCAAAATTCCCGCGGAAGTGTATGAGCCGCAGCGGGCAGATTTGGTAGCCCTGGCCGCCGACGTGCTGAAACAGTTGGATATTCTCTCGACCTTGCCAGACGTGGAAACGGCCGTTACCCAACTCCACCAATCCCCCACCGACGATATCGAACAAGCCATCGCCAGACTGCGCCGCCAGCCCAAACCGGCCGAGCCGACCAACGGTAAGGCCCATTTTTGCCCGCAGTGCGGCCACCCTGTGGACGCCGGTGATAAATTCTGCGCCGTTTGCGGCCACCAACTGGCGGTGACGGCCGTTTGA
- a CDS encoding TetR/AcrR family transcriptional regulator — protein MMIAVQEIQNKARERVLQTAETLFHQRGYQAVTMRDLAEALEMRQASLYYHAPQGKEQLFVEVSERGLARHQQGLEQAIWQAGPNLQAQLEAVADWFISQPPLKLFSMVESDMPALTAENAQRLMQLAEQTLFQPLIAAFAAAQQRGEIRAIQPERLAGLFLTMIEGILYTGRAHSFQTTPRQLAYEMIDILLNGVMPCCAMKN, from the coding sequence ATGATGATTGCTGTTCAAGAAATACAAAACAAAGCGCGTGAACGTGTGTTGCAGACGGCCGAAACCCTGTTCCACCAACGGGGCTACCAGGCCGTTACCATGCGCGATCTGGCTGAAGCGCTGGAAATGCGCCAGGCGTCGTTGTATTACCACGCGCCGCAAGGCAAAGAACAGTTATTTGTGGAAGTGAGCGAACGCGGGCTGGCCCGCCATCAACAAGGATTAGAACAGGCCATCTGGCAGGCCGGGCCAAATCTACAAGCCCAACTGGAAGCCGTCGCTGATTGGTTTATCAGCCAACCACCCCTCAAACTGTTCAGCATGGTAGAAAGCGACATGCCAGCCCTCACGGCCGAAAACGCCCAACGCCTGATGCAGTTAGCCGAGCAGACGTTATTTCAGCCGCTCATCGCCGCCTTTGCCGCCGCCCAACAGCGCGGCGAAATCCGCGCCATTCAACCAGAACGGCTGGCCGGCCTTTTTCTGACCATGATCGAAGGCATTTTATACACCGGCCGGGCGCACTCGTTTCAGACAACACCGCGCCAACTGGCTTACGAAATGATTGATATTTTGCTCAACGGCGTCATGCCCTGCTGCGCCATGAAAAATTAA
- a CDS encoding ABC transporter permease produces the protein MTLSVSLFLAFKELWRNRGRFLLVSLVIALITLLVIFLAGLGEGLATANKEYLSNLDGELVVFQDQANLAVLSSQLSRSRMNNLRRIPGVADAGAIGTSSAFVQYAGMDPASDPISYSLVGVEPGRPGEPAVTTGRQLGGIRANEVIIDRRVAQQTGLQIGDTLIVKSTQAAIDQLYPVTIVGITTSQQYFFQPSIFVPLFTWDNIRSKPVVGGLQNELTYNIVNVKLEDPAEQEVMIERLQNQVSGIEVVDVVTAYENSPGYSEQQSTLNTQRGFTLLIGVLVVGGFFQIQTLQKVGQVGMLKALGASNPLVGLAATIQIVGTNMIGVLIGAAATLLLSLGLPPNIPIIFTGPQVLIAVLTLLFIGPLGGLVSIRFLVRVEPLRALGLAS, from the coding sequence ATGACCCTCTCAGTCTCACTTTTTTTGGCATTTAAAGAACTTTGGCGCAACCGGGGCCGCTTCCTGCTGGTCAGCCTGGTTATCGCCCTCATCACTCTGTTGGTCATCTTTCTGGCCGGTTTAGGCGAAGGGTTGGCTACGGCCAACAAAGAATACCTCAGCAATCTGGATGGCGAACTGGTCGTATTCCAGGACCAGGCCAACCTGGCCGTGTTATCCAGCCAACTCAGCCGCTCCAGAATGAACAACCTGCGCCGCATACCCGGCGTGGCCGATGCCGGGGCCATTGGAACCAGCAGCGCATTTGTGCAATATGCCGGCATGGACCCAGCGTCAGACCCCATTTCTTATTCATTGGTTGGCGTGGAGCCGGGGCGTCCGGGTGAACCGGCCGTCACCACCGGACGGCAGCTTGGCGGCATTCGCGCCAACGAAGTGATCATAGATCGGCGCGTGGCCCAACAAACTGGTCTGCAAATTGGCGACACCCTCATCGTCAAGTCTACTCAGGCAGCAATTGACCAGCTTTACCCGGTGACGATAGTAGGTATTACCACCAGCCAGCAATACTTCTTCCAACCATCCATTTTTGTACCGCTGTTCACCTGGGACAACATTCGTTCCAAACCGGTGGTCGGCGGTTTACAAAACGAGCTGACCTACAACATTGTTAATGTCAAGCTGGAAGATCCGGCCGAACAAGAAGTGATGATCGAGCGGCTGCAAAACCAGGTCAGCGGCATCGAAGTGGTGGACGTGGTAACGGCTTATGAGAATTCACCGGGCTATTCGGAACAACAAAGCACTCTCAACACCCAGCGCGGCTTCACGCTGTTGATTGGGGTGCTGGTGGTGGGCGGTTTCTTCCAGATTCAAACACTACAAAAAGTGGGACAGGTTGGCATGTTGAAGGCTTTGGGTGCATCGAACCCGTTGGTTGGTCTGGCAGCTACCATTCAAATTGTAGGAACCAATATGATCGGCGTTTTGATCGGCGCAGCGGCGACGCTGCTGCTATCTTTGGGACTGCCGCCAAACATCCCCATCATCTTCACTGGCCCGCAGGTGCTGATTGCGGTGTTGACCCTGCTGTTTATTGGACCTTTGGGCGGGCTGGTTTCGATTCGCTTCCTGGTACGGGTGGAGCCACTGCGCGCTCTGGGATTGGCTTCATAA
- a CDS encoding cytochrome c maturation protein CcmE, with protein MADTSWTNQSGTITLDKPKSSRLKFVVAGALLVAAIVYLVVNAMSGSTQLYKTVDEFYAEQGRLVGRDLRVSGYVLGDTIQYTVIDTANSRLEFDIVDNPANPGQRLHIVVFNEPKPDLLQDHAQALVEGTADETGVFTSNPGGLFLKCPTRYEEMEPPQ; from the coding sequence ATGGCTGATACATCATGGACCAATCAAAGCGGGACCATTACTTTAGACAAGCCTAAAAGCAGCCGGCTCAAATTTGTTGTGGCCGGCGCTTTGTTGGTAGCAGCTATCGTCTATCTGGTTGTCAACGCCATGAGCGGCAGCACGCAGCTTTACAAGACGGTCGATGAATTTTATGCAGAGCAGGGCCGCCTCGTTGGCCGTGATCTGCGTGTTTCTGGTTATGTATTGGGTGATACGATCCAATACACAGTCATAGATACGGCCAACTCGCGCCTGGAGTTTGATATTGTGGACAACCCGGCCAATCCCGGCCAGCGGCTGCATATTGTTGTCTTCAATGAGCCAAAACCCGATTTGCTGCAAGACCACGCCCAGGCGTTGGTCGAAGGCACGGCTGATGAGACAGGCGTGTTTACATCCAATCCCGGCGGCCTGTTCCTCAAATGCCCCACCCGCTATGAAGAGATGGAACCCCCACAATAA
- a CDS encoding TlpA family protein disulfide reductase — translation MSTETAPTTNEQLSGDKPQKKLQPVTIALWLVAIGVLALVGWGLMNANKTRPEQGQTAPGFVMEYFNGYEWEGRPSATLEDMRGKVVIVNFWASWCVECRIEADLLEQVWRQYQHDDLVMLGIAYSDVEPNALNYLKEFNVTYPNAPDLRTIISNDYEITGVPETFFIDKNGTIAHVQIGPVNQTTMTTLINRLLAE, via the coding sequence ATGAGTACAGAAACTGCACCAACAACAAATGAACAATTGAGCGGCGACAAGCCACAGAAAAAGCTGCAACCGGTGACGATTGCCCTGTGGCTGGTGGCCATCGGCGTTTTGGCCCTGGTGGGCTGGGGATTGATGAACGCTAATAAAACCCGGCCAGAACAAGGGCAAACCGCCCCTGGCTTTGTGATGGAGTATTTCAATGGCTATGAATGGGAGGGACGGCCGTCTGCCACTCTGGAAGATATGCGTGGCAAGGTGGTCATCGTCAATTTTTGGGCGTCCTGGTGTGTCGAATGCCGCATAGAAGCCGATTTACTGGAACAGGTCTGGCGGCAGTACCAGCATGACGATTTGGTAATGTTGGGCATTGCCTACTCCGACGTGGAACCCAATGCGCTGAACTATCTCAAAGAGTTTAACGTCACCTATCCCAACGCCCCAGATTTACGAACCATCATTTCCAACGATTATGAAATTACCGGCGTGCCGGAAACATTTTTCATTGACAAAAATGGGACCATCGCCCACGTCCAAATTGGCCCGGTTAATCAGACGACGATGACCACACTGATCAACCGGCTGTTAGCTGAATGA
- a CDS encoding c-type cytochrome, which produces MIEPQRHNARYGRFFILALLFLLLLATAVSAQEPAIPQTAPDAAVGLSLFADRCANCHGPAGQGDGELAARLEAPPADITDPEFRRTRVPADMFTAITNGNLASGMPPFGPDNQTDPINESNRWDLVAAVYSLATPPETLAFGQIVYEDNCAACHGDTGLGDGPDAAQDTPPTDLTDLDYWFSRSNETVFTAVANQVIPVHDYDLTDDELWAVVDYGRTFSYRYASPASPAGPIAAATISGIVTNASTGELLTEGQVRLRAFDTNFQLTQILTETLQADGSYSFTVTDAQPNWVYLAGVNYQNVGFSSDAARLNAAEPSLSLPITVFEPTTDPAAVVLDQLHILVNFANDALQIDEFYIASNISNNVFVGETGDPAAGTLQFSLPQNATNVTFQRALGEMDSTIPANEVIQTAVGWADTFPMNPGPSGTNLIISYELPYTDSASLARLVHYRVTNANLIMPDAGVTASGAGFENRGVQDMGGSRFATYNRVDVPPDTTLELALNGRPQITTTSASSAIAPRNQTSDLIIGGVFLVVVVGLAGFTVRSWRAAADAEYDDDDDEPEVAGDVEDDKQRLLQAIVTLDIAFEDGQIAEADYTARRAELKEALAEIWN; this is translated from the coding sequence ATGATTGAACCACAACGACACAACGCCCGATACGGCCGTTTTTTTATTCTTGCCCTGCTTTTCCTTCTGCTGCTGGCGACGGCCGTGTCTGCCCAGGAACCCGCCATCCCCCAAACCGCGCCCGACGCCGCAGTGGGCCTAAGCCTGTTCGCTGACCGCTGCGCCAATTGTCACGGTCCGGCGGGGCAGGGTGATGGCGAACTAGCCGCTCGCCTGGAAGCGCCGCCCGCCGACATCACCGACCCCGAATTTCGCCGCACGCGAGTCCCCGCCGATATGTTCACCGCCATCACCAACGGCAATCTCGCCAGTGGAATGCCCCCCTTTGGCCCCGATAACCAGACCGATCCCATCAACGAGAGCAATCGTTGGGATTTAGTGGCCGCTGTGTACAGCCTGGCGACGCCCCCGGAAACGTTGGCCTTTGGTCAGATTGTCTACGAAGACAACTGCGCCGCCTGTCATGGCGATACCGGTCTGGGAGATGGGCCAGACGCCGCCCAGGACACGCCGCCTACCGACCTGACGGATCTGGATTACTGGTTTAGCCGCAGCAATGAAACCGTCTTCACGGCCGTTGCCAATCAGGTCATTCCCGTCCATGATTATGACCTGACCGATGACGAATTGTGGGCGGTGGTAGATTACGGCCGTACCTTTAGCTATCGTTACGCCAGCCCGGCCAGCCCTGCTGGTCCCATCGCGGCGGCGACCATCAGCGGTATTGTCACCAATGCCTCCACCGGTGAATTATTGACCGAAGGCCAGGTGAGACTGCGGGCGTTTGACACGAACTTCCAATTAACGCAAATTCTAACCGAAACCTTGCAAGCCGATGGCAGCTACTCCTTCACCGTAACCGACGCGCAGCCTAACTGGGTCTATCTGGCTGGCGTCAATTACCAGAATGTGGGCTTTAGCAGCGACGCCGCGCGCCTGAATGCGGCCGAGCCGTCGCTTTCCCTGCCCATCACGGTGTTTGAACCCACCACTGACCCGGCGGCTGTTGTCTTGGATCAACTGCACATCCTGGTTAATTTCGCCAACGATGCCCTGCAAATTGATGAGTTTTACATCGCCAGCAACATCAGTAACAACGTCTTTGTGGGTGAGACGGGCGATCCGGCTGCCGGGACCCTGCAATTTTCTTTGCCGCAAAATGCCACCAACGTCACCTTTCAGCGGGCGCTGGGGGAGATGGATTCGACCATTCCAGCCAACGAGGTGATTCAGACGGCCGTTGGCTGGGCCGACACATTCCCCATGAATCCTGGCCCCAGCGGCACAAATCTCATCATATCGTATGAGCTGCCTTACACCGACAGCGCTTCGTTAGCCCGGCTGGTTCATTACCGGGTGACCAACGCCAACCTCATCATGCCCGATGCCGGGGTTACAGCCTCTGGCGCGGGGTTTGAGAACCGGGGCGTGCAAGATATGGGTGGCAGCCGCTTTGCCACCTACAATCGGGTGGATGTGCCGCCGGATACGACGCTCGAACTGGCTTTAAACGGCCGTCCCCAAATCACCACCACGTCGGCCAGCAGCGCCATCGCTCCCCGCAACCAGACCTCAGACCTCATTATTGGCGGTGTGTTCCTGGTGGTGGTGGTTGGTCTGGCCGGTTTTACCGTTCGTTCCTGGCGCGCCGCGGCCGATGCTGAATATGACGACGATGACGATGAGCCAGAGGTCGCCGGGGACGTGGAAGACGACAAACAACGCCTGCTTCAGGCCATCGTCACATTGGACATCGCCTTTGAAGACGGGCAAATCGCCGAAGCCGACTACACAGCCCGCCGCGCTGAACTAAAAGAAGCCCTGGCCGAGATTTGGAACTAA
- a CDS encoding glycine cleavage system protein T, whose translation MTMMPTSQSDPVVYHAAHDTAVVVDHHATGVLQFSGSSRLDLLHRMSTQAVKGLAAGQGAATILTTDIGRIIDRLRLYASGDAVTVLTGENNADFIARYLLRFVFFNDDFRLQDISAATAVFGVYGPQAGQKLVNAGLPEADLPLHHWLPANVDGVPLSLHRTDPIAGDGYLVLAAAADKAAVQARLLAAGLTTADEATAEYLRIESGIPRLGRELTQDYIPLEADLWSDVSFNKGCYIGQEIIARLESRGKLAKRLVKLGLTAPAEPGSDITAAGKKVGTLTSLGSGPAGLVGLGYVKTAVLNENQALWIGDTAVTLR comes from the coding sequence ATGACTATGATGCCAACGAGCCAGAGTGACCCCGTCGTTTACCACGCGGCCCACGATACGGCCGTTGTGGTGGACCACCACGCCACCGGTGTGCTGCAATTCAGCGGCAGCAGCCGGCTGGACCTTCTGCACCGCATGTCTACCCAGGCGGTCAAGGGGCTGGCCGCAGGACAAGGCGCGGCTACTATTCTTACCACCGACATCGGCCGCATCATTGACCGGCTGCGGCTGTACGCCAGCGGCGACGCCGTGACCGTGCTGACCGGCGAAAACAACGCCGATTTTATCGCCCGTTACCTGCTGCGTTTTGTCTTCTTCAACGATGACTTTCGGTTGCAGGATATCAGCGCGGCAACGGCCGTGTTCGGCGTCTACGGCCCTCAGGCTGGACAAAAGCTGGTCAACGCCGGTCTCCCCGAGGCCGACCTGCCGCTGCACCATTGGCTGCCGGCCAACGTAGACGGCGTCCCCCTTTCCCTGCACCGCACGGATCCGATCGCCGGCGATGGCTACCTGGTGCTGGCTGCGGCCGCCGACAAGGCGGCCGTGCAAGCCCGCCTCCTGGCTGCCGGATTGACAACCGCCGATGAAGCCACCGCTGAGTACCTGCGCATCGAAAGCGGCATCCCCCGCCTGGGCCGCGAGCTAACACAGGATTACATCCCGCTGGAAGCCGACTTGTGGTCTGATGTTTCTTTTAACAAAGGCTGTTATATCGGCCAGGAAATCATCGCCCGGCTGGAAAGCCGGGGCAAACTGGCTAAACGCCTCGTCAAGCTGGGCCTGACCGCCCCCGCCGAACCGGGCAGCGACATCACCGCCGCCGGTAAAAAGGTGGGGACGCTGACCTCGTTGGGCAGCGGCCCGGCCGGGCTTGTCGGATTGGGCTATGTGAAAACGGCCGTCCTAAACGAAAACCAGGCGTTGTGGATTGGGGATACGGCCGTTACCCTCCGCTAA
- a CDS encoding DUF2007 domain-containing protein, whose protein sequence is MTVAKTYGLTQATIIAGRLQSEGVPARAWQEGAGQATGLIIGKLGTGHVVVPAAFEQKALEILAETPDEGNWDEEEE, encoded by the coding sequence GTGACTGTGGCCAAAACTTACGGATTAACCCAGGCCACTATCATTGCCGGACGCTTACAGTCTGAGGGTGTGCCGGCGCGCGCCTGGCAGGAAGGCGCAGGGCAGGCCACCGGTTTGATTATTGGCAAATTGGGAACCGGGCATGTTGTTGTGCCAGCAGCCTTCGAGCAAAAAGCATTAGAAATTCTGGCCGAAACGCCCGATGAAGGTAATTGGGACGAAGAAGAAGAATAG